The Pandoraea apista genomic interval CACATGGGGGCTCGACTTCGTTCGTGTGCTCACGCTGCCACTCGCCTCGCGCATTGAAGCGCGCCGCTTTGCGCAGGTGCAGGCGCAAGTGACGCAAGCGGTCATCGAACAGGCCACGCTCACGCGTCGCGCGTGGATCGAAGCCGTTGCCGCGCAGGAGCGGGTGCAGATTCTCGAACAGACGAGTCTTGCAATGCAGGCCGCCAGCGAACTCGCCGACGGTATGGCGCGGGCGGGCAACTTCAGCGCAATGCGTCGTACACAGGAGAATCTGGTCTACGCCGACACGGCGGCGCGCCTCGCGCGAGCGCGGGAGCAGGCGGGCGCGGCGCGCGAACAACTTGCACGGCAAATGGGGCTGTGGGGCCGGCAACTGACCTTCACGCTGCCTGCGCGTTTGCCCGCGCTTGCGCGCACTCGGCCAGCGTGGCCCGATGCCGAAGCGCAAGCGTTGCGTGAGCGTGCCGACATTCGTGCCGCCCGCGCTGCGCTCGACAGCACGGCGAGCGATCTGGGACTCACGCGCGTCACGCGTTTCGTCAACGTGCTCGATATCGCCTATCGCAGCAACAGTGCAACGGGTTCGCCCAACGAGCGCGGTTACGAAATCTCGCTGGAGGTGCCGCTCTTCGACTGGGGTACGGCGCGCGTGGCCGGTGCCGAAGCGCGCTATCGACAGCGCATCGACCGCCTTGCGGACACTGCGGTCGCGGCGCGCGCCGACGTGCGTACGCGTCGGGCCCGGGCACTCGCTGCCTGGGATATTGCCGAGCACTACCGCGTGACGATTCTGCCGATGCGCCAGCGCGTCTCCGACGAATGGCTGCTGCGCTACAACGGCATGCTCGCCAGCGTCTTCGACCTGTTGACCGACGCTCGCGAGCAGCGCGACACGGTGCTCGCCTACATCGACGCCAAAGCCGATTTCTGGTTGGCCGACGCGTCGTTTCGCGAGAGTCTGGGAGGCGGAGAACCCGATACCGCCAACCCCGCCAACGCGACCGCGACAACCGGCGCGGTGCCCGCAGCCACGCAAGGCACGGCTTCACCGGCTGTCCCGGCCGCACTCCCCTCGCAACCTTTCTCTCCCCACCAACACGGAGGTGGCGCATGACTTCGCGCCGACGATTCCTGCGTAACGCGAGCCTCGCCGTCATGGGTGCAACGGCCGTCGAGCGCAGCAGCCTGGCCGCCCTGCCCGACGCGCCCACGCGTAGCGACGCCAGCACCGCCAAACCGCACTCGCCGCCCAATGGCCGGCCGTATCGCCCTGTCGTCACGCTCAACGGCTGGACACTGCCGTGGCGCATGCGCAATGGCGTGAAGGAGTTTCACCTGATCGCCGAGCCGGTCGTGCGCGAGATTGCGCCGGGCATGCAGGCGAATCTGTGGGGCTATAACGGGCAGAGTCCCGGCCCGACCATCGAGGTCGTAGAGGGCGATCGTGTTCGCCTGTACGTGACGAACCGTCTGCCCGAGGCAACGAGCGTGCATTGGCATGGCCAGCGCCTGCCCAACGGCATGGACGGTGTAGCCGGCCTGAACCAGCGTGCCATCGCACCGGGCCAGACTTACGTCTACGAGTTCGAAGCCCGGCGCCCCGGCACGTTCATGTATCACCCGCATGCCGACGAGATGATGCAGATGGCAATGGGACTGATGGGCTTCTGGGTCACGCACCCGAAAGACCCAGCGTTCGCGCCGGTCGATCGCGACTACGTGTTCCTCATCAACGCCTATGCCATCGATCCCGGCAGCCGCACGCCGCGCGTCAACGAGATGACGGACTTCAACCTGTGGACATGGAACAGCCGCGCGTTTCCGGGCATCGATCCGTTGGTGGCCCGTCAGGGCGACCGGGTGCGCATTCGGATCGGCAACCTCACGATGACGAATCACCCGATCCATCTGCACGGTCA includes:
- a CDS encoding multicopper oxidase family protein produces the protein MTSRRRFLRNASLAVMGATAVERSSLAALPDAPTRSDASTAKPHSPPNGRPYRPVVTLNGWTLPWRMRNGVKEFHLIAEPVVREIAPGMQANLWGYNGQSPGPTIEVVEGDRVRLYVTNRLPEATSVHWHGQRLPNGMDGVAGLNQRAIAPGQTYVYEFEARRPGTFMYHPHADEMMQMAMGLMGFWVTHPKDPAFAPVDRDYVFLINAYAIDPGSRTPRVNEMTDFNLWTWNSRAFPGIDPLVARQGDRVRIRIGNLTMTNHPIHLHGHEFKVTGTDGGWVPPTAQWPEVTTDIAVGQMRAIEFDATEPGDWAFHCHKSHHTMNPMGHEVPTMLGVNQREIATKIARIIPDYMAMGETGASMNGMEMPLPENTLPMMTGTGPYGPIEMGGMFTTLKVRQGLPRDSYRDPGGYRAPRGSVASPWQGSTSALPSTHRQPANTGNTGVKS
- a CDS encoding TolC family protein; protein product: MTVSLSFRHSLHSPITPLSTASTLSTITSIAPISSIHQRIASTAARLRQHHRTPLIVAALAMLTLSGCATFSPDGGFGPVAQATQQHLGEPAVWARDDAAAQDLAKARDDLLARPLDIDNAVRLTLLNHRGLQATYAELGIAEASLVQAGRLPNPRLSFQRVQGGGDIGIERTWGLDFVRVLTLPLASRIEARRFAQVQAQVTQAVIEQATLTRRAWIEAVAAQERVQILEQTSLAMQAASELADGMARAGNFSAMRRTQENLVYADTAARLARAREQAGAAREQLARQMGLWGRQLTFTLPARLPALARTRPAWPDAEAQALRERADIRAARAALDSTASDLGLTRVTRFVNVLDIAYRSNSATGSPNERGYEISLEVPLFDWGTARVAGAEARYRQRIDRLADTAVAARADVRTRRARALAAWDIAEHYRVTILPMRQRVSDEWLLRYNGMLASVFDLLTDAREQRDTVLAYIDAKADFWLADASFRESLGGGEPDTANPANATATTGAVPAATQGTASPAVPAALPSQPFSPHQHGGGA